One segment of Anatilimnocola aggregata DNA contains the following:
- the rlmN gene encoding 23S rRNA (adenine(2503)-C(2))-methyltransferase RlmN: protein MHSLLDPNPAPLKSWLAEKGYPAYRAAQIRKWVFERRAKDFGEMNDLPKKLREELAADWQLWTAQVVKHQQSADGTEKLLLELPGAGSLPGVPGRIECVLLRDGDRRSICISSQVGCAMGCVFCASGLDGVDRNLTAAEIIEQMLLLQRLLPAEERLSHIVVMGMGEPLANLDNVLLALDEASADDGLGISHRRITISTVGLPKQLHQLCERNARYHLAVSLHAPNDELRNQIVPVNKNIGLDEVIAAADRYFEVSGRRLTFEYVLLAGINDQPQHAKQLVALLAKRTALLNVIPYNPVAGLPYQTPSASAVNRFRDILLEGGINIKFRQRKGAEIDAACGQLRRSTPALLPIGSK from the coding sequence ATGCACTCACTGCTCGACCCGAATCCTGCCCCGCTCAAGTCCTGGCTCGCCGAAAAAGGCTATCCAGCCTATCGCGCCGCGCAAATTCGCAAATGGGTCTTCGAACGCCGCGCCAAAGACTTCGGCGAGATGAACGACCTGCCGAAAAAGCTGCGGGAAGAACTGGCCGCCGATTGGCAACTCTGGACGGCCCAGGTGGTGAAGCATCAGCAATCGGCGGATGGCACCGAAAAACTGCTGCTGGAGTTACCGGGTGCCGGTTCTTTGCCGGGAGTACCCGGAAGAATCGAGTGCGTCTTGCTCCGCGATGGCGACCGCCGCAGCATTTGCATCAGCAGCCAGGTGGGCTGTGCGATGGGCTGCGTCTTCTGCGCCAGCGGACTCGACGGCGTCGATCGCAATCTGACGGCTGCAGAAATCATCGAGCAGATGTTGCTCCTCCAACGCTTGCTGCCGGCCGAAGAACGGCTGAGTCACATCGTCGTCATGGGCATGGGGGAGCCCCTCGCCAACCTCGATAATGTCCTGCTCGCGCTCGATGAAGCTTCAGCCGATGATGGACTGGGAATCAGCCATCGGCGAATTACGATTTCGACCGTCGGCCTGCCGAAGCAGTTGCATCAACTGTGCGAACGGAACGCTCGCTATCATCTGGCGGTTTCGCTGCACGCACCGAACGACGAACTACGCAATCAGATTGTGCCGGTGAATAAGAATATTGGCCTCGACGAAGTGATTGCCGCCGCCGATCGATACTTCGAAGTCTCGGGCCGCCGCTTGACGTTCGAATACGTGTTGCTGGCCGGCATCAACGACCAGCCTCAACATGCAAAGCAACTCGTCGCGCTGCTCGCCAAGCGGACCGCCCTCTTGAACGTGATTCCTTACAATCCGGTCGCCGGGCTGCCGTATCAAACTCCTTCTGCCTCGGCCGTGAATCGCTTTCGCGACATCCTGCTCGAAGGGGGCATCAACATCAAGTTCCGCCAGCGGAAGGGTGCCGAGATCGACGCTGCCTGCGGACAACTGCGGCGTTCCACGCCAGCCTTGCTGCCGATTGGCTCGAAGTAG
- a CDS encoding M20/M25/M40 family metallo-hydrolase — translation MRSKKLCMSTGIRISFRNPNSEFPTRKSAMAKKITATASLALPSPDLSRAERLILDLLAIPGKSGEEGKVAEFIRKQLLAAGADEKAIVFDNSNRSTLIKGEIGNLIFKLPGTKKAPRRMLSAHMDTVPICVGCQPMVEGNYVKSANPVTGLGGDDRAGVATVLTAALEILRNKLPHPPLTFCWFIQEEIGLQGSRCLQVPLLGKPAMAFNWDGGAADKLNIGATGGYRMDIKIDGQASHAGVAPERGISAIAIASIAIAELQRNGWHGLVVKGKNRGTSNVGFIHGGEATNVVTDLVTLKAEARSHDPKFRAKLIKEIEQAFQRAAKEVTSSEGKRGKVTIEGRLDYESFKLATDSPCVQLAGEAVRAIGREPIHAISNGGVDANWTNLHGIPTVTLGCGQMNVHMTSEMLDLSMYRAACQIALHLATA, via the coding sequence ATGCGAAGCAAAAAACTCTGCATGTCCACCGGCATTCGCATTTCATTTCGCAATCCGAACTCCGAATTCCCCACTCGCAAGTCTGCCATGGCAAAAAAGATCACCGCTACAGCCTCCCTTGCCCTCCCTTCTCCCGATCTCTCTCGCGCTGAAAGGCTGATCCTCGATCTGCTGGCCATTCCGGGCAAGAGTGGCGAAGAAGGGAAGGTCGCGGAGTTCATTCGCAAGCAATTGCTGGCAGCAGGGGCTGATGAAAAGGCGATCGTGTTCGATAACTCGAACCGCAGCACGCTCATCAAGGGTGAGATCGGCAACTTGATTTTTAAATTGCCCGGCACGAAGAAAGCTCCGCGACGGATGTTGTCGGCCCATATGGACACGGTGCCGATTTGCGTCGGTTGCCAGCCTATGGTCGAGGGGAATTATGTGAAGTCGGCCAATCCGGTGACCGGTCTCGGCGGCGACGATCGCGCGGGAGTGGCCACGGTCTTAACCGCGGCGTTAGAAATCCTGCGCAACAAGTTGCCTCATCCGCCACTGACGTTCTGCTGGTTCATTCAAGAAGAGATTGGCCTACAAGGTTCGCGCTGCTTGCAGGTGCCGCTGCTCGGCAAACCGGCGATGGCCTTCAATTGGGACGGCGGTGCAGCGGACAAATTGAACATCGGCGCGACTGGCGGCTACCGTATGGACATCAAGATCGATGGCCAGGCCAGCCATGCGGGCGTTGCTCCCGAGCGCGGCATCAGCGCGATCGCGATTGCTTCGATTGCGATTGCCGAACTGCAGCGCAACGGCTGGCATGGGTTGGTGGTTAAGGGAAAGAATCGCGGCACAAGCAACGTCGGCTTCATTCATGGCGGCGAAGCGACGAACGTCGTGACTGACCTCGTCACGCTCAAGGCTGAAGCCCGCAGCCACGATCCGAAGTTCCGCGCCAAGCTCATCAAGGAGATCGAACAAGCCTTCCAGCGCGCGGCCAAGGAAGTGACCAGCAGCGAAGGGAAACGCGGGAAGGTGACGATCGAAGGTCGCCTCGATTACGAATCATTCAAACTCGCAACCGATTCCCCCTGCGTACAATTGGCTGGTGAGGCGGTGCGGGCGATTGGCCGCGAACCGATTCACGCTATCAGCAATGGCGGCGTCGATGCCAACTGGACCAACCTGCATGGCATTCCCACGGTTACCCTGGGCTGCGGGCAGATGAACGTCCACATGACCAGCGAAATGCTGGACCTAAGCATGTATCGTGCTGCGTGTCAGATTGCCTTGCACCTGGCGACGGCATAA
- a CDS encoding GrpB family protein, protein MIEIVDYRPEWPAEFQRLATKLRCLLSELALRIDHIGSTAVPRLAAKDVIDVQITAAEFSEDLRQGLLALGYAQAAHITGDHRPPGDESPATDWQKWFFRAPVGERPTNTHVRIAGRRNQRYPLLFRDYLRAHPAIAAAYDELKRRLAKELRDPETYPDVKDPAVDLIYLPAEEWAKRTEWQVGKSDA, encoded by the coding sequence ATGATCGAGATCGTAGACTACCGCCCCGAGTGGCCCGCTGAGTTTCAACGCCTCGCCACCAAGTTGCGTTGTCTGCTGAGCGAGTTGGCACTCCGGATCGATCACATCGGCTCGACCGCAGTGCCACGACTGGCGGCCAAAGATGTCATTGACGTGCAAATCACCGCAGCCGAGTTCAGCGAAGATCTCCGCCAAGGCTTGCTCGCGCTTGGTTATGCGCAGGCAGCGCACATCACCGGTGACCACCGACCTCCGGGAGATGAATCGCCGGCAACCGATTGGCAGAAATGGTTCTTTCGTGCACCGGTGGGAGAGCGGCCGACGAATACGCACGTGCGTATCGCTGGCCGACGAAATCAGCGCTATCCGCTCTTGTTTCGCGATTATCTGCGTGCGCATCCGGCCATAGCCGCGGCCTACGACGAACTGAAACGCCGGTTGGCGAAAGAGTTGCGCGATCCGGAAACTTATCCCGACGTGAAAGACCCAGCCGTCGATTTGATCTACTTGCCTGCCGAAGAATGGGCGAAACGCACGGAGTGGCAAGTTGGCAAATCAGACGCCTGA
- a CDS encoding glycosyltransferase family 2 protein, whose product MSERWLVALPVFNEVKHVDRVLDEVLKYCREVLVIDDGSTDGTAEVLARRKDVRVLTHPQNRGYGGGLISAFEYAHKHGFDKLVTIDCDGQHEPKRIPLFFESCTPDVDIVSGSRYLRQFKDDNAAPEQRRRINEVITEEVNRRLGMELTDAFCGFKCYRVAAVHKLAITETGYSMPLELWVQAAYARLRIKEVPVPRIYLDEKRSFGGALDDGDVRLHYYYLTLNRAIAAAEAQGLARDPMMTGNCWL is encoded by the coding sequence ATGTCGGAACGTTGGCTGGTTGCTTTGCCCGTTTTCAACGAGGTGAAACACGTCGATCGCGTACTCGACGAAGTGCTGAAATACTGTCGCGAAGTGCTTGTGATCGACGATGGTTCCACCGATGGAACTGCCGAGGTCCTCGCCCGTCGGAAAGACGTTCGAGTCCTCACCCATCCGCAAAATCGCGGTTACGGTGGCGGTTTGATCTCGGCTTTCGAATACGCGCACAAACACGGTTTCGATAAGCTCGTGACCATCGACTGCGATGGCCAGCACGAACCCAAGCGAATTCCGCTGTTCTTCGAAAGTTGCACGCCGGACGTCGATATCGTCTCTGGCAGCCGCTATCTACGGCAATTCAAAGATGACAACGCCGCCCCGGAACAACGGCGGCGGATCAACGAAGTCATCACCGAAGAAGTGAATCGTCGGCTGGGAATGGAACTGACCGATGCGTTCTGCGGCTTCAAGTGTTACCGCGTCGCGGCCGTTCATAAACTGGCGATTACCGAAACCGGCTATTCGATGCCGCTCGAACTGTGGGTGCAGGCTGCGTATGCCCGCCTGCGGATCAAGGAAGTGCCCGTGCCACGCATTTATCTCGATGAGAAACGCTCGTTCGGCGGTGCGCTCGACGATGGTGACGTGCGGCTGCACTATTACTACCTGACGCTGAACCGCGCGATTGCGGCAGCGGAAGCGCAGGGTCTGGCCCGCGATCCAATGATGACGGGGAACTGCTGGCTGTGA
- a CDS encoding dihydrodipicolinate synthase family protein produces the protein MTLSATHATIQGLIQDPIARYPFSTVACFDPTTGDLPRRQLNAPLTTTFLHLLSLPYETTSGTAEAGAVLIGASTGQGHLRTPAELEEWFRVAARPLPAHATRKRERDLILTALLRPEDGSANDHLLNVLAELGYAVVFVRPGTNLGPNPTAAAITENMRPIVRAAAARGLVVGLYSISDVSGCPMSPDVAAELVAGPGGENIVAIKVTEADYEASTLRFLDDPRLAHLKIVQGWDPHLARALQDGPRHDITRRQRCGFTSGAMSFALIPYLAIASAAQQGDWAQVAAIQQVVTAVFASMQDDPRKFADLQRAKVIMGLGEPLTREVTADQFDRVLHALEQLPKSDAKNMLVYSLCLLGDDNPCAEMLNSYLS, from the coding sequence GTGACGCTCTCTGCTACGCACGCGACCATTCAAGGTCTGATCCAAGACCCCATCGCCAGGTATCCATTCTCGACGGTCGCATGCTTCGACCCCACCACCGGCGATTTGCCACGCCGGCAGTTGAATGCCCCGCTGACCACGACTTTCCTGCACCTGTTGTCGCTTCCGTATGAAACGACCTCGGGAACTGCCGAAGCGGGTGCGGTCCTCATTGGTGCATCAACGGGACAAGGACATTTGCGAACCCCAGCGGAACTGGAAGAATGGTTTCGCGTCGCTGCTCGCCCGTTGCCGGCGCATGCCACACGGAAACGCGAACGCGACCTGATTCTGACGGCCTTACTTCGGCCCGAAGATGGCTCCGCTAACGACCACCTGTTAAATGTGCTGGCCGAGCTAGGGTATGCGGTGGTTTTTGTTCGCCCCGGAACGAACCTGGGACCGAATCCGACCGCTGCTGCAATTACCGAGAATATGCGGCCGATTGTGCGGGCCGCTGCCGCGCGAGGTCTCGTCGTCGGTCTCTATTCCATATCGGATGTCAGCGGTTGTCCCATGAGCCCCGACGTGGCAGCCGAACTGGTCGCCGGGCCGGGGGGCGAGAATATTGTTGCCATCAAGGTGACCGAGGCTGACTATGAGGCGAGCACGCTCCGATTTCTCGATGATCCCCGTCTCGCGCACTTGAAGATCGTTCAAGGCTGGGATCCGCATCTCGCCCGCGCACTTCAGGACGGACCTCGGCACGACATCACGCGCCGTCAGCGCTGCGGATTCACTAGCGGCGCAATGTCGTTTGCACTGATTCCTTATTTGGCGATCGCCAGTGCGGCTCAACAGGGTGATTGGGCCCAAGTGGCTGCCATTCAACAAGTCGTCACCGCAGTGTTTGCTTCCATGCAGGACGACCCGCGAAAATTCGCCGACCTGCAGCGGGCAAAAGTCATCATGGGCTTAGGCGAACCGCTCACACGCGAAGTGACCGCAGATCAATTTGACCGAGTCCTACACGCGCTTGAGCAGTTGCCCAAGTCCGACGCGAAAAACATGCTCGTCTACTCACTTTGCCTCCTGGGTGACGACAACCCCTGTGCTGAGATGCTCAACAGCTACCTAAGCTGA
- a CDS encoding 3-oxoacyl-ACP synthase III, producing the protein MRYQHVCLEAFGYSIPDEVLSSDEIETRLAPLYQRLRLPEGRLELISGIRERRLWPRGMRPSEQSIVSGQRAIANAGIDPQRIGALIHGSVCRDYLEPATACRVHHHLGLPERCQTYDVSNACLGLLSGMVQIANLIELGQIDAGLVVGTEDSRHLVESTIAALNADQSLTRETVKSAIASLTIGSASAAVLLTHKSISKTQNRLTAAAVRSHSQHYKLCEGGIQDQGGSSALLMQTDSEKLLAGGLATGKETYFDFMAESGWSSDDVHRSICHQVGGTHRKMMLQSLELSPERDFCTFPWLGNTGSVALPITMALAVEQGFIQPQEHVAMLGIGSGINCVMLAVDWQKSLNSGKQPAQRPAGEQLAATI; encoded by the coding sequence ATGCGTTATCAGCACGTTTGCTTGGAAGCCTTCGGTTACTCGATCCCTGACGAAGTGCTGTCGAGCGATGAAATCGAAACTCGCCTCGCTCCGCTCTATCAGCGGCTGCGGTTGCCGGAAGGTCGGCTGGAACTCATCAGCGGCATTCGCGAGCGCAGGCTGTGGCCGCGCGGCATGCGGCCAAGCGAACAGAGCATCGTCAGTGGCCAGCGGGCCATCGCGAATGCGGGCATCGATCCTCAGCGCATCGGCGCACTCATTCACGGCTCGGTGTGCCGCGACTATCTCGAACCGGCCACTGCTTGCCGGGTGCATCATCACCTGGGCCTGCCCGAACGTTGCCAGACGTACGACGTTTCCAATGCCTGCCTCGGGCTCCTCTCGGGCATGGTGCAGATTGCCAACTTGATTGAACTGGGGCAAATCGACGCAGGACTTGTCGTCGGCACCGAAGATAGCCGGCATCTGGTCGAGAGTACGATCGCGGCTCTCAATGCCGATCAGTCCCTCACGCGAGAAACCGTGAAGTCGGCTATCGCTTCGCTCACCATTGGTTCCGCCAGCGCGGCTGTGTTGCTCACACATAAGAGCATCAGCAAAACGCAGAATCGCTTGACGGCCGCCGCGGTTCGCTCGCATTCGCAGCACTACAAGCTGTGCGAAGGTGGCATTCAAGATCAAGGTGGCAGTTCGGCCCTGCTGATGCAGACCGATAGCGAAAAACTGCTCGCCGGTGGTCTCGCGACGGGCAAAGAGACCTACTTCGACTTCATGGCCGAATCAGGCTGGTCGAGCGACGACGTGCATCGCTCCATTTGTCATCAAGTGGGAGGTACGCATCGCAAGATGATGCTGCAGTCGCTGGAGCTTTCGCCCGAGCGCGACTTCTGCACGTTCCCGTGGCTCGGCAACACCGGCAGCGTGGCCTTGCCCATCACCATGGCCCTCGCCGTCGAGCAAGGCTTCATCCAACCCCAAGAGCACGTCGCCATGCTCGGCATCGGCAGCGGCATCAACTGCGTCATGCTCGCCGTCGATTGGCAGAAGTCGCTCAACAGCGGCAAGCAACCCGCCCAGCGCCCCGCGGGCGAACAACTGGCCGCGACGATCTAG